From the Winogradskyella forsetii genome, the window ATCAGAAGCTAGCAAACAAGCAACTAACTTTGGTTTAGCTAAAACCAGCATTTTTTTTATAGGGTGTTGTAAAACGTTTTTTTATTCTTTCGTATAAACAGCAAGATAAGTTATTGATGGCGAACCAATTCCTAAACATCCAGGTTTTTGAACTTGAAAAACAGAATGAAACTTATAACCTTGTTCCGAATATTTGTTAAATCTATTTTCAAGCCCAGTAATTGCTTTGCTTGAAAATTCAGCTCCGATTTGTTCAATTTTGTATTGCATCCTTTATAATTTATTTGGTTAATTTAATTGGTCAATTCCGCCATTTTCTGGTCGGCAACGTTTCAGTCGGTTTATTGTAAGTGACATTCCTCTAAGAAATCCCTTTTCTCGAAAAGAGAGTTCAGAATATCGAGAACAACTTGGGTCGAAAACACACCTATTTCCTAATTTTTCTGAAATATTGTTTTGATAAAATCGAAGTGTTCTGACTACAATATTCAACCAAATGGGCTTTTTCGGAATTGGTAAATTCTGAATTTCTAAATCAAGTTTTGTGTGTTTTGTAAAATGTCTTTGAATAATAACATAATCCTTTTCATTCGCATTTATTTCAAATGAATTTTCTTCAATTTCAATGTTTTCTGTTTTATTCATTGTTTTGTCAAAAATGTTTTACAACGTGTTTGTATAAAGAAAGTTGCGTGTTTGTGGGCGAGGATTTTCCGAAGGAAAATCAGAAGTTAGAAACGAGCAACTAACTTTGGTTTAGCTAAAACTAGCAATTTTTTTTATACGGTGTTGTAAGTAGTTGTTTTAATTTCCAATCATTTCATTATAATATTTTCTTCTATAATCAGAACTTACTTGTTCAATTTCTTGTGCTTGTCTTATTAGTCTTTCAAGTGGTGTGTTTAAAATTGTCCTATAATAATCTACGTCAATAAAGCTTTTCCAATACTTTAGCATAGTTTCGTCATTTTTATAATCAAGGCAATGTTCGTATCGTATCATTACATTAACTTGACTTATTGCTTTTCCTAAATCAGTATTAGTTCTGTTAATTGGATATTTGTCAATTTTCTCTAAAAAATCAATACAAGTTTTAGCATATTCAAGGACTTTCTTGTCGTAAGTAAAATTTTCAATGTTTCTTGGAAGCCAAGTAAAATAATTGAAATCCGTTTCCATAAATCTTTTTACCGTATATCCTTTAAATACAGTAAAGTGTAATTCAGATTCTAAAGAATATTTTCTTGCACGTAGAATTCCGTTATCGTGAGTGACTATGTTTACATTCGCTTTGTCGGTTTTCCAATTTGAGTTTGATTCCAATTCCGAAATTTCTCTTACTATTTTTTCTCTAAAAACTGAATTCATAATTTCTGTTTCGTTAGTTGCGCTCAATTACTTACAACTCATTATATAATAACTTTTATTCGTCATATCCTGAAATATTTCAGGGATACTAAAACCTTCTTCCAGTTTTTACAGGCTATAAAACTAAACAAATCAATCAAGACGTCTATACGTAAAGTTACGTATATTTTCAAAAAAATGAGATTGGTATATTACTGTAATTCCCTGAATCTTATTACATAAGAAATAACAGGCTCATAAATCCTTAGGTTTTCACAAAAAAAAAGCACCTACAATACTGTAAGTGCTTTTTAAAACTTATAAGCCTAAGCGTTTAATTCACCTCAGGCAAATGGCTATAGTTGGAGCTATAGTTTAACATTTGCTGCGCAAAGGCGTTGGGTTGGGTAACTTTAATCGCTGTAATTTCACCTGCATCATCCATTTCAGGCACTAAAACAGGATTCACAAAACCACTATAAGGTGGTGACGGAAATTGCTCGTTACGCGCCTTGACTTCCTTGTGTATGGCTTGATCTACTTTTACACCATACCCTTCAACCAAGTCTTCTACGGCTTTAAAATCACCTTCAGACTTAATACGCTGTGTCTCTCTTAATAACTGACCGAAAATCTCGTGCAATTTTTCATAATCATTGATATTGAAATAGGTTTTGCCGTCTTTGGTGACTTTTTCAATCACGTTGTCTTCCTTTCCTTTTTCGTAAGCCCAAGCTGAAACCCATTGTCTGTTTCTCATATGTGCTTCTTCAACATCATCACCAACATCCAAACGGATTAATTGCGTCATCAATCCATTTCTAATGTAACCGTCGTAAGCCGCTTTTCCTACTTTTTTCCAATCGTCGACCAAGCCTAATTCTTGTAATTTAGGATTGTACAAATAATATAAACCGACTAAATCGGCGCGTCCTTCTTCTAAAGTAGAAGCATAATTCTTTAAGGTTTCCTTAGTCTCACCAACACCAGGATTTAACTGTCCTGAGGCATGACCAATCACTTCGTGCAAAGCCGTGTGTAATTTGTCCGCTAGTTGTCCGTATTCTTCTTCGAGCTGGATTTCCTCTTCATCGTGTGCAAATTCCTTTAAGCGACCTGTTCCACCTGCATTATTGTAGGCATTGATAATGTTTCCTAAAGACACTGATTTACTTCCTACAGCTGCTCTAATCCAGTTGGCATTTGGTAAATTAACACCAATTGGCGTGCTTGGCGAGGCATCACCAGCTTCACCTGCAACGTTTACGACTTTGTAAGTGACACCAACAACGCTATCTTTTTTGTGATCGTCCATTAAAGGCGAATTATCTTCAAACCATTGGGCATTTTCAGAAAGCACCGCCATTTTTTCAGACATATCAAAATCGTTGATCTGAACAATAGTTTCGTAAGACCCTCGGTAACCTAAGGGATCGTTATAAACTTCAATAAAACTGTTGATATAGTCAATATTGCCTTCCGTTGCAGCCGTCCAAGCGACGTTATAATCGTCCCAAGTTTGCAGATCGCCTGTTTTGTAATAGTCTATGAGCAGTCCAAGTGCATCGCCTTGTGCTTTATTTTCGGCAACGCCTTTTGCTTTTTCCAGCCACTTTACGATTTCGTCAATGGCTTCACCGTATAATCCGCCAGATTTGTAAACGCGCTCTTTTAAAACACCGTTTTCCTTAACCAGTTTAGAGTTTAAACCAAAAGATAAGGGCTTTTCTGGATTAGGCGATGTTTTCTTCTTGTAGAAATTAGCCACATCGGCATTGGTCACATCCGGACCGTAAAAGTTCACGGCAGATTCCAATACATTATCAACCCCTTTGGCTTGATTTACCTTTTTCGCATCCTTATCGTTGAACAATACGTCAAACGCTTCGCCTTCTAAGGTGGTGTTGGTGGCCGTCAACAATTCATTAAGGTAGTCTTTCGAAAATTTTGGTTTTATCTTCGCATTGGAATAATGATGATGAATACCATTACTGAACCATATACGTTTAAGGTAGGTTTCAAAATTTTTCCAATCGTCAGTGGTTTTATCGCCACTAAATTGTTTATATACATTTTCTAGTGCAC encodes:
- the yidD gene encoding membrane protein insertion efficiency factor YidD yields the protein MNKTENIEIEENSFEINANEKDYVIIQRHFTKHTKLDLEIQNLPIPKKPIWLNIVVRTLRFYQNNISEKLGNRCVFDPSCSRYSELSFREKGFLRGMSLTINRLKRCRPENGGIDQLN
- a CDS encoding dipeptidyl-peptidase 3 family protein, with amino-acid sequence MNLKSLLKICLFALLIVACKNDEKDVKEEPTETVETAQADFDYNVEEFADIKILRYQIPGWENLSLKEQKLVYYLTQAGLAGRDIMWDQNYRHNLKIRRALENVYKQFSGDKTTDDWKNFETYLKRIWFSNGIHHHYSNAKIKPKFSKDYLNELLTATNTTLEGEAFDVLFNDKDAKKVNQAKGVDNVLESAVNFYGPDVTNADVANFYKKKTSPNPEKPLSFGLNSKLVKENGVLKERVYKSGGLYGEAIDEIVKWLEKAKGVAENKAQGDALGLLIDYYKTGDLQTWDDYNVAWTAATEGNIDYINSFIEVYNDPLGYRGSYETIVQINDFDMSEKMAVLSENAQWFEDNSPLMDDHKKDSVVGVTYKVVNVAGEAGDASPSTPIGVNLPNANWIRAAVGSKSVSLGNIINAYNNAGGTGRLKEFAHDEEEIQLEEEYGQLADKLHTALHEVIGHASGQLNPGVGETKETLKNYASTLEEGRADLVGLYYLYNPKLQELGLVDDWKKVGKAAYDGYIRNGLMTQLIRLDVGDDVEEAHMRNRQWVSAWAYEKGKEDNVIEKVTKDGKTYFNINDYEKLHEIFGQLLRETQRIKSEGDFKAVEDLVEGYGVKVDQAIHKEVKARNEQFPSPPYSGFVNPVLVPEMDDAGEITAIKVTQPNAFAQQMLNYSSNYSHLPEVN